The nucleotide sequence CCTCCGTGAAGCGATGGCCCGCGGCCCGGATCTGCTCCAGCCGCTCGTCGCGCGTACACGTGGGCCGGGTCGAGGCCTCCAGGTGCGCGCGCCCCGCGTGGAAGGCGCCCTCGCGCAGCAGGTGCGGCTCCCGATGCAGATGGCCCAGCAGGACCAACTGCTCTCCCTCCGTTCCCAGCAGCGCCTCCTGCAGCGCCACCGGCCCCTCTTCCTGATGCTTGCCGTTCACCTGTCGAGGTGTGGCCAGGATGAGGTCATTCCACGTCGCCATTCGCGGACTCCCGTGTGCTGCGGCGCCTCATGTCTCCGGCGATCCCCCTGGAGACCAAGTCTGCCACAGCCACGCGGTTTCACGAGCCTGGGTCAGTGCTTCCGTCGCCGCCTCTCGCTCTCTCATCCCCAGGAGGCAGCACGCTTTCAGGCCCGGCAGAAAATGGTGCCCGTGGTCTCGTGATGTCTCGTTTCTTCGCTGGGCTGTCGCGCATTGCTGGATTGGTACCGCGAGGATGATGAGGTCTCGGGCCCATGGGTCCTTCGTGCCCTCCATGCCTCCGCGTCGCGCGAGGTGCACCCGGCTTCGACGAAGCGGGGCGATCGAACGGCGCCGCGAGGAGGGTGGGATTTCGTGCAGAGCCCTCGTTCGCGAGGGAGGGGTCGCAAAGAGCCTTCGCGTGGCGCGAGCCACGTCGGTATCAGGTGCTCCCGGGCGCGGGGGCTTCGTACAGGCGGAAGCGCGTCACGGGGCGATAGCCCATGCGTTGATACACGGGCGCGCCGGCGTCGGTGGCGTGGAGCACGGAGCGCTCGAGACCCCACGTGTCGCGGGCCTCGCGCAGCGCGTGCCGCATGACGAGCTCCGCGGCGCCGATTCTTCGGTGTCCGGGGGAGGTGGCGACGAGCGCAATGTAGGCGAGGCCGTCCACCCGCAACACCACGGAGCTGCTCGCGGGCGCGTCGTCGCGGCAGGCGACGAAGCCTCGGGTCTCCTCGTCGTAGAGGGGCTCCGAGTCCAGGGCCTCGCGTCCCGACTCGCGGCTCACGTCGTAGGCGAGCGAGTTGATGTCGGCCACGGCCTGGCGTCCCCAGGCGTCCTTCACGGGGCGCACGTCGAGCGAGGGCAGGGCGCGCACGGGCTCCGAGAGCCGCTCGCACACCATGCCGGTGACGGTGGTGAGCGGGCGCAGCTTGTACCAGGCGAGGATGGCCTCGGCGCGTGCGCACACCTGGGGCGCGAGCCAGTCATCCGAGACGACGAACGTCCATGGATGACGGCCGGTGGAGAAGTAGCGGGCC is from Myxococcus fulvus and encodes:
- a CDS encoding GNAT family N-acetyltransferase, which gives rise to MHSATQAEIDESHAQFRGAWRKMALGGRSGEVVERPEVFIASSHVSWAMMNAAFLRAPATTEQALSAAVASAARYFSTGRHPWTFVVSDDWLAPQVCARAEAILAWYKLRPLTTVTGMVCERLSEPVRALPSLDVRPVKDAWGRQAVADINSLAYDVSRESGREALDSEPLYDEETRGFVACRDDAPASSSVVLRVDGLAYIALVATSPGHRRIGAAELVMRHALREARDTWGLERSVLHATDAGAPVYQRMGYRPVTRFRLYEAPAPGST